A single genomic interval of Daucus carota subsp. sativus chromosome 1, DH1 v3.0, whole genome shotgun sequence harbors:
- the LOC108213344 gene encoding U-box domain-containing protein 21, with product MISSWRKIRRSSNKKDVASMELSIPNHYRCPISLELMKDPVTLSTGITYDRASIETWIEAGNRTCPITNQVLKTLEPIPNHTLRKMIQDWCVDNSSFGIERIPTPRTPLGAREIAEILSRLVEAQQREDARACQEIVAKIVGLAKESERNKQRILKNETIGVLASSFEAFAKSSYDHNVGVLEQILLALTILISSLDGEAKFHLGSNSSLRCMVWLLNSGDLSTRRNAVLVLKHVLSSDQRKMDDFSEIKESLEGLVKVIKEPICPTTTKASLVIIYNIILSKKVNENVVTKFINMGLVERLLEMLVDSEKSICEKALGVLDGICMCNQGRERAYANALTMPVLVKKILRVSDLATEFSVSILWNLSKNESAAGNNGNGSVVLAEAVQVGAFQKLLLLLQFGCSERTKDMASDLLKMLNVHRDTVECVDTRDFRNLKLPA from the coding sequence atgatttcttCATGGAGGAAGATTAGAAGATCGAGCAACAAGAAAGATGTTGCGAGCATGGAGCTTTCGATCCCGAATCATTATCGGTGCCCGATATCACTAGAGTTGATGAAAGATCCGGTGACTCTTTCCACCGGGATAACTTATGATCGAGCTAGCATAGAGACGTGGATTGAGGCCGGGAATCGAACGTGTCCGATCACGAATCAAGTATTGAAAACCCTCGAGCCGATACCGAACCATACTCTTAGAAAAATGATTCAAGATTGGTGCGTGGACAATAGTTCATTCGGCATTGAGAGGATTCCTACGCCGAGAACCCCTCTTGGTGCACGCGAGATCGCGGAGATCCTTTCGAGACTCGTGGAGGCTCAGCAAAGAGAAGACGCTCGCGCGTGCCAGGAAATAGTAGCTAAGATCGTTGGCTTGGCTAAAGAGAGCGAGCGAAACAAACAGCGCATTTTGAAGAACGAGACTATTGGGGTCTTGGCCTCATCATTTGAAGCATTCGCAAAGTCTTCATATGATCATAACGTTGGTGTTTTAGAGCAAATCTTGTTAGCTCTCACAATATTGATATCATCATTAGACGGAGAGGCCAAATTTCATCTTGGATCGAATTCGTCTTTACGTTGCATGGTGTGGCTTTTGAACAGCGGAGATTTATCGACGCGAAGAAACGCGGTTCTAGTACTCAAACACGTATTATCATCCGATCAAAGAAAAATGGATGACTTCTCCGAAATTAAAGAGTCTTTAGAAGGGTTAGTGAAGGTGATCAAAGAGCCGATTTGCCCCACAACCACGAAAGCCTCGTTGGTGATCATCTACAACATAATTTTATCGAAAAAGGTCAATGAGAATGTtgtaacaaaatttattaacatGGGGTTGGTGGAAAGGCTGCTAGAAATGCTTGTGGATTCGGAGAAAAGCATTTGCGAAAAGGCGCTAGGTGTTTTAGATGGAATTTGTATGTGCAATCAAGGGAGGGAAAGGGCTTATGCGAATGCCCTGACAATGCCAGTCCTAGTGAAGAAAATTCTCCGAGTGTCGGACTTGGCAACAGAATTTTCGGTGTCGATACTTTGGAATTTAAGCAAAAACGAGAGCGCCGCGGGAAATAATGGAAATGGTAGCGTTGTTCTTGCGGAAGCTGTTCAAGTGGGAGCGTTTCAGaagctgttgttgctgttgcaaTTTGGTTGTAGTGAAAGAACTAAGGACATGGCCTCGGATTTGTTGAAGATGTTGAATGTGCATAGAGATACGGTGGAATGTGTGGATACTAGAGATTTCAGAAATCTTAAATTGCCGGCTTGA